The following proteins are co-located in the Deltaproteobacteria bacterium genome:
- a CDS encoding glycine zipper 2TM domain-containing protein translates to MKRLIGIVSLTALLAGCAAPLTAREKGALTGGALGAGAGAIIGNQVGHQGKGALIGGALGALGGGLVGDQMEGQDQRQRGQEDEIEENRRELDRQRRDLDNLRRDRSGASDRDYDDRRSDDRRYDDRRYDQDSSRSGDRGAY, encoded by the coding sequence ATGAAACGTCTTATCGGTATCGTCAGCCTAACGGCTTTATTGGCCGGGTGTGCGGCACCTCTCACCGCTCGCGAAAAAGGCGCGCTGACCGGCGGCGCTCTGGGCGCGGGTGCAGGTGCCATCATCGGTAATCAAGTCGGGCACCAAGGCAAAGGCGCACTCATCGGTGGCGCGTTGGGTGCCCTTGGCGGTGGGCTCGTCGGGGATCAAATGGAAGGACAGGACCAACGGCAACGGGGGCAAGAAGACGAGATCGAGGAAAACCGCCGCGAACTTGACCGTCAGCGCCGCGACCTCGATAATCTCCGCCGCGACCGCTCCGGCGCGTCCGACCGTGATTACGATGATCGCCGCTCTGATGACCGTCGCTACGATGATCGCCGTTACGATCAAGACTCTAGTCGCTCCGGCGACCGTGGTGCCTACTAA